Proteins encoded together in one Terriglobia bacterium window:
- a CDS encoding rod shape-determining protein: MSSNGFHSSSRWSNLRSLFSMFSSDLAIDLGTANTLVYARGKGIVVNEPSIVAINKNTAEVEAVGKEAKEMLGRTPGNIVAIKPMKDGVIADFKVTEKMLNYFIQKAHNRKMLVHPRIVIGVPSEITQVEKRAVEDSAYRAKASEVYLVEQAMVAAIGAGLPIQEPGGNMVVDIGGGTTDIAVISLSGIVYSRSVRMAGNQMDEAITNYLKRKYNLLIGERTAEQIKIEIGSAYPLDKPLTMEIKGRNLIEGVPKTISIDDSEIRESLGECIAVIMNAIRVALERTPPELSADISDRGIVLTGGGALIKNLDKRIREETGLPVSVADDPLASVVLGTGKMLSDFRLLRKIKID; encoded by the coding sequence ATGTCATCGAATGGATTCCATAGCAGTTCGCGTTGGTCGAATCTTCGGTCTCTCTTCAGCATGTTTTCCAGCGATCTTGCCATCGACCTTGGCACCGCGAACACGCTGGTTTACGCAAGAGGTAAGGGCATCGTAGTTAACGAACCTTCCATCGTCGCGATCAACAAGAACACAGCTGAAGTAGAAGCGGTCGGCAAGGAAGCGAAAGAGATGCTGGGCCGCACACCGGGCAACATCGTCGCCATCAAGCCAATGAAGGACGGCGTGATCGCCGACTTCAAGGTGACGGAGAAGATGTTGAACTACTTCATTCAGAAGGCGCACAACCGCAAGATGCTGGTGCATCCGCGCATTGTGATCGGCGTGCCCTCTGAGATTACGCAGGTGGAAAAGCGCGCCGTCGAGGACTCGGCGTATCGCGCCAAGGCCAGCGAGGTTTACCTGGTGGAGCAGGCCATGGTGGCCGCCATCGGCGCTGGGCTGCCGATCCAGGAGCCCGGCGGCAACATGGTGGTGGACATCGGCGGCGGCACCACGGATATCGCCGTCATCTCGCTCTCGGGCATTGTGTATTCGCGTTCGGTGCGCATGGCCGGCAACCAGATGGACGAGGCCATTACCAACTACCTCAAGCGCAAGTACAACCTGCTGATTGGCGAGCGCACCGCAGAGCAGATCAAGATCGAGATCGGGTCAGCCTATCCGCTGGACAAGCCTCTGACCATGGAGATCAAGGGGCGCAACCTGATTGAAGGCGTGCCCAAGACCATCAGCATCGACGACAGCGAAATCCGCGAGTCGCTGGGCGAATGCATTGCGGTCATCATGAACGCGATTCGCGTGGCGCTGGAGCGCACACCGCCGGAACTGTCTGCCGACATCAGCGATCGCGGCATTGTGCTGACGGGCGGCGGCGCGCTGATCAAGAATCTGGACAAGCGCATCCGCGAAGAGACCGGGCTGCCCGTTTCCGTGGCCGATGATCCGCTGGCCAGCGTGGTGCTGGGCACGGGCAAGATGCTGTCTGACTTCCGACTGCTGCGCAAGATCAAGATCGACTAA
- the mreC gene encoding rod shape-determining protein MreC has translation MESFFVRYRNLVVLLAMLVAQILGLAMQVHQTDSGRMSMDRHDGSGVRLIRLWANALVSPPERAFHATSQGITDLWQNYIDLRHVREQNQQLEQTIGRLRLEQAALLADARQGQRLQGLLHFQEKYIYKTLAAQIIGTSGSAQSHVVYLDKGAADGLQRDMAVITPDGIVGKVRDVFPHSAQVLLINDQTSGAGVILETTRIRGILRGNAAGQPQVVDIMEDSRIKPGEKVLTAGGDEIFPRGLPVGVVEKVVPDPEHDSYIHVIVKPAVALDRLDEVLVITSTEPRFPAEQQQDMATSEAEKGAEVEAANAQKKASEIMAERLPGLIDPNLPPDQQPLLDSTPPVPVAHTPLPLHPDRFSPGAAPGQPEGATPGSGSSAGTTTSPRPDAPQRRNP, from the coding sequence ATGGAATCCTTCTTCGTCCGCTACCGGAATCTCGTAGTGCTGCTGGCAATGCTGGTGGCGCAAATCCTCGGTCTGGCCATGCAGGTGCACCAGACTGACAGCGGACGCATGAGCATGGATCGGCACGATGGAAGCGGGGTCAGGCTGATACGGCTGTGGGCCAATGCGCTGGTTTCGCCGCCGGAGCGGGCCTTTCACGCGACCAGCCAGGGCATCACAGACCTGTGGCAGAACTACATTGACCTGCGCCACGTGCGCGAGCAGAACCAGCAACTCGAGCAGACCATTGGCCGGCTGCGGCTGGAGCAGGCGGCGCTGCTGGCAGATGCGCGGCAAGGCCAGCGCCTGCAGGGACTGCTGCACTTTCAGGAAAAGTATATTTACAAAACACTGGCGGCGCAGATTATCGGCACCAGCGGCAGCGCGCAGTCGCACGTGGTGTACCTGGACAAGGGCGCGGCGGACGGCCTGCAGCGCGACATGGCGGTGATTACGCCGGACGGGATTGTGGGCAAGGTGCGCGATGTGTTTCCCCATTCGGCGCAAGTGCTGCTGATTAACGACCAGACCAGCGGCGCGGGCGTGATTCTGGAGACAACACGCATCCGCGGCATTTTGCGCGGCAACGCGGCGGGCCAGCCGCAGGTTGTGGACATCATGGAGGATAGCCGCATCAAGCCGGGCGAGAAGGTGCTGACGGCAGGCGGCGACGAGATTTTCCCGCGCGGGCTTCCAGTGGGCGTAGTGGAGAAAGTGGTGCCGGACCCGGAGCACGATTCCTACATCCATGTGATTGTGAAGCCTGCCGTGGCGCTGGACAGGCTGGACGAGGTGCTGGTGATTACTTCGACTGAGCCGCGCTTCCCTGCCGAACAGCAGCAGGATATGGCCACCAGCGAAGCAGAGAAGGGCGCTGAGGTAGAGGCGGCGAACGCGCAGAAGAAGGCCTCAGAGATTATGGCCGAACGCCTGCCGGGACTGATTGACCCCAACCTGCCCCCGGATCAGCAGCCGCTACTCGACAGCACGCCGCCGGTTCCCGTGGCGCACACGCCACTACCCTTGCATCCGGACCGGTTTTCGCCGGGAGCCGCGCCGGGCCAGCCAGAGGGCGCAACCCCCGGATCTGGAAGTAGCGCAGGAACAACAACCAGCCCGCGCCCGGACGCTCCGCAGCGGAGGAATCCCTGA
- the mreD gene encoding rod shape-determining protein MreD — translation MPVLMANTRRDVEVHRFPVLLYALVPLVALVLQAWLPRVLGRFAWFDLPLVVTVYFALGRHSPIQGTLMGGALGLFEDALTQHAIGLNGIAKTVVGFLAASVGVRIDVENHTIRVMLTFLLSLLSSALYIFEFQVLLGLTLEWTWLAELSRALGNTVIALVMFPLLDRFKISD, via the coding sequence ATGCCTGTGCTGATGGCCAACACCCGCCGCGACGTGGAGGTGCACCGCTTTCCAGTGCTGCTGTACGCGCTGGTGCCGCTGGTGGCGCTGGTACTGCAGGCCTGGCTGCCGCGCGTGCTGGGCAGGTTTGCCTGGTTTGATCTGCCCCTGGTGGTCACGGTGTATTTTGCCCTGGGCAGGCACAGTCCCATCCAGGGAACGCTCATGGGCGGTGCGCTGGGCCTCTTCGAGGACGCGCTGACGCAGCATGCCATCGGCCTCAACGGCATAGCCAAGACGGTGGTGGGCTTTCTGGCGGCGTCTGTGGGGGTGCGGATTGACGTGGAAAACCACACCATCCGCGTCATGCTCACCTTCCTGCTGTCGTTGCTGTCAAGCGCCTTGTATATCTTTGAGTTCCAGGTTCTGCTGGGGTTGACTCTGGAATGGACGTGGCTGGCCGAGCTGTCCCGGGCGCTGGGCAACACGGTGATTGCACTGGTGATGTTTCCCCTGCTCGACCGGTTCAAGATAAGCGATTGA
- the mrdA gene encoding penicillin-binding protein 2, with protein sequence MVFDRVTRGEKLSGAKLTAVQYGILLMMLALAAGLWRLQVLGADNFRVLAEQNRIRKVPILAGRGKLFDRENRLIVDNYPSISCFLVREQSHTVDADLPLIARGLHLDLEQLRATLHRYRKSPGYQPIPIKQDVTADEQAFIEAHRNELPELETIDEERRLYPRDGFAAHLIGYVGEVSEEMLNDPRYAAYEPGDVVGKAGVEESYDQLLRGQDGSRDVIVDSRGREAGYLRTQHAIPGKDLRLTIDNDLQRAAELALGDRDGAIVAMDPRNGEILAMVSRPSFDPNAFAVRIDRSAWNKLVTDPSHPLMNKAIQAQLAPGSTFKILMSVAGLQEGIAQNLHVYCNGGADFYGHYYHCDAKHGAVDIHNAIPDSCDTFYYTLADKLGIDRIAAYAQRFGFGQKTGIDLPGEQPGLMPSPQWLMRNYHRRWYAGETISVGIGQGAIEATPLQLARIISGIASDGHMVRPHVVFPDELPADFRHALLDSFPGSGEANIPIPPEDWMTITDGMAQVTEPGAFHTAGSAHLDGIDLAGKTGTAQVVGHDTLSHMAKTRLTFPNAWFVGVTPRRNPELVVAVLWQNGEFSYYPARIGAKVVAAYVEKQRRLAHNLPQSKTPPPPAEVGAVWSVPDPRNGGRTQRVRGGHFFVNPGPGSLPASSPAVARNGHMQSPAPEPHRSPGPAQLGLALPELPWKKP encoded by the coding sequence ATGGTTTTCGACAGGGTCACACGAGGCGAAAAGCTCTCCGGTGCAAAGCTGACGGCGGTACAGTACGGCATTCTGCTGATGATGCTGGCGCTGGCGGCGGGGCTGTGGCGGCTGCAGGTGCTGGGCGCTGACAATTTTCGCGTGCTGGCTGAGCAGAACCGCATTCGCAAAGTGCCGATTCTTGCCGGCCGCGGCAAGCTGTTTGACCGGGAAAACCGCCTGATTGTGGACAACTACCCGTCCATCTCGTGCTTTCTGGTGCGCGAACAGAGCCACACGGTCGATGCCGACCTGCCTTTGATTGCGCGGGGACTGCACCTGGACCTGGAGCAGTTGCGCGCCACGCTGCACCGCTATCGCAAATCGCCGGGCTATCAGCCCATCCCCATCAAGCAGGACGTCACCGCCGACGAGCAGGCCTTCATCGAAGCGCACCGCAACGAGCTGCCAGAGCTGGAGACCATCGACGAGGAGCGCAGGCTCTATCCGCGCGACGGCTTTGCGGCGCACCTGATCGGCTATGTGGGCGAGGTGAGCGAGGAGATGCTGAACGATCCGCGCTATGCCGCCTATGAGCCGGGCGACGTGGTGGGCAAGGCGGGCGTGGAAGAAAGCTATGACCAGCTGCTGCGGGGGCAGGACGGCTCGCGGGACGTGATTGTGGACAGCCGCGGCCGCGAGGCGGGCTATCTGCGAACCCAGCACGCCATCCCCGGAAAGGATTTGCGGCTGACCATCGACAACGACCTGCAGCGCGCCGCGGAGCTGGCGCTGGGGGACCGGGACGGGGCGATTGTAGCCATGGACCCGCGCAATGGGGAGATCCTGGCCATGGTGTCGCGGCCCAGCTTTGACCCGAACGCCTTTGCCGTGCGCATTGACCGCTCGGCATGGAACAAGCTGGTCACCGACCCCTCTCACCCGCTGATGAACAAGGCCATTCAGGCGCAGTTGGCGCCGGGGTCCACGTTCAAGATCCTGATGTCCGTGGCTGGACTGCAGGAGGGCATCGCGCAGAACCTGCATGTCTACTGCAACGGCGGCGCCGACTTCTATGGCCACTACTACCATTGCGACGCAAAGCACGGTGCGGTGGACATCCACAACGCGATCCCCGACTCCTGCGACACGTTTTATTACACGCTGGCTGACAAGCTGGGTATTGATCGCATCGCCGCCTACGCCCAGCGGTTTGGATTCGGGCAGAAGACGGGCATCGACCTGCCGGGCGAACAGCCGGGCCTGATGCCCTCGCCGCAGTGGCTGATGAGGAACTACCACCGCAGATGGTACGCGGGCGAAACCATCTCTGTAGGCATCGGGCAGGGCGCGATTGAGGCCACACCGCTGCAGCTGGCCCGCATCATCAGCGGCATCGCTTCGGATGGACACATGGTGCGCCCGCATGTGGTGTTCCCGGACGAGCTTCCGGCCGACTTTCGCCATGCGCTGCTGGACAGCTTTCCCGGCTCGGGCGAGGCGAACATTCCCATTCCGCCCGAGGATTGGATGACGATTACGGACGGCATGGCCCAGGTGACGGAGCCGGGAGCGTTCCATACGGCCGGATCGGCGCATCTGGACGGCATCGACCTGGCAGGCAAGACGGGCACGGCGCAGGTGGTGGGCCATGACACCCTGAGCCACATGGCCAAGACCCGGTTGACGTTCCCCAACGCGTGGTTCGTGGGCGTCACGCCACGCCGCAACCCGGAGCTGGTGGTGGCCGTGTTGTGGCAGAACGGCGAGTTCAGCTACTACCCGGCGCGCATCGGCGCCAAGGTGGTAGCGGCTTACGTGGAGAAGCAGCGGCGGCTGGCGCATAACCTGCCGCAGAGCAAGACACCGCCGCCGCCGGCGGAGGTGGGCGCGGTCTGGTCCGTGCCGGACCCGCGCAACGGCGGCAGGACTCAACGCGTACGGGGCGGACACTTCTTTGTGAATCCGGGGCCGGGTTCCCTGCCTGCATCGAGCCCCGCGGTAGCCCGCAATGGGCACATGCAGAGCCCTGCCCCTGAACCGCATCGGTCGCCCGGCCCGGCACAGCTCGGCTTGGCACTGCCCGAGCTGCCCTGGAAGAAGCCATGA
- the rodA gene encoding rod shape-determining protein RodA has translation MRRFLSFRDFDWALLGMVMLLCTLSVFEIYSATLHTKYTGFHTKQIFWIAGGLAAMFLFSRIDYHRLLDWVPWAYGFCLVSLAAVLVPGIGHKALGARRWIKLGPLLFQPSEWVKVVLVLAVARYFANLGARSLTWKDIFKAFALVGMPMLLVLKQPDLGTTLTYAPILVAGLFLGGINLRQSLILVTAGLVLVAGAWSSGKVLKPYQKARLTSFINPENDPRGSGYQIRQSLIAVGSGGIWGKGAEKGTQTQGDFLPIPHADFIFAAFGEEHGFAGAVFVLLLYFLILMRLIQNAQTAADLPGSLIIMGIVAVLTFQIAVNVGMVIGFMPVTGIPLPLMSYGGSSVLFTFLALGVAMNVRMRRFVN, from the coding sequence ATGCGGCGTTTCCTCAGCTTTCGCGACTTTGACTGGGCCCTGCTGGGCATGGTGATGCTGCTGTGCACTCTGTCGGTGTTTGAAATCTACTCCGCCACGCTGCACACCAAGTACACGGGCTTCCATACCAAGCAGATCTTCTGGATCGCGGGCGGGCTCGCGGCTATGTTCCTGTTCTCCAGGATTGACTACCACCGGCTGCTGGACTGGGTTCCGTGGGCGTATGGATTCTGCCTGGTTTCGCTGGCGGCGGTGCTGGTGCCGGGCATCGGGCACAAGGCCCTGGGTGCGCGGCGCTGGATCAAGCTGGGGCCGCTGCTCTTTCAGCCGTCGGAATGGGTAAAAGTCGTGCTGGTACTGGCAGTGGCGCGCTACTTTGCCAACCTGGGCGCGCGAAGCCTGACGTGGAAAGACATCTTCAAGGCCTTTGCGCTGGTGGGCATGCCCATGCTGCTGGTGCTGAAGCAGCCCGACCTGGGCACGACGCTGACCTACGCGCCAATTCTGGTGGCAGGGCTATTCCTGGGAGGCATCAACCTGCGGCAGTCGCTGATTCTGGTGACGGCCGGGCTGGTGCTTGTGGCAGGTGCGTGGTCCAGTGGCAAGGTGCTGAAGCCTTACCAGAAGGCGCGACTCACCAGCTTCATCAACCCTGAAAACGACCCCCGGGGCAGCGGCTACCAGATTCGCCAGTCGCTGATTGCGGTGGGCTCGGGCGGCATCTGGGGCAAAGGCGCGGAGAAGGGAACGCAGACGCAGGGGGACTTTCTGCCGATCCCGCACGCGGACTTCATCTTTGCGGCCTTCGGTGAGGAGCACGGCTTTGCAGGCGCGGTTTTTGTCCTGCTGCTATACTTCCTTATATTGATGCGTTTGATTCAAAACGCTCAAACAGCCGCAGACCTGCCCGGGTCCCTGATTATTATGGGAATCGTGGCTGTGTTGACCTTCCAGATTGCGGTCAACGTGGGCATGGTCATCGGGTTTATGCCCGTCACCGGAATCCCTTTACCGTTAATGAGTTACGGTGGATCTTCGGTGTTGTTTACCTTCCTGGCGCTGGGTGTGGCGATGAACGTGCGCATGCGCCGGTTTGTAAACTGA